The DNA segment ATTATCAAACCTTCAAATCCAAGGACGGCGCCTATGTTCGCGAACATTTCTTCAACACGCCCGAATTGAAGGAACTGGTCAAGGATTACACCGACCGCGACATCTGGGAATTGAATCGCGGCGGGCATGATCCGATCAAGGTCTTCACCGCCTTCAACGCCGCCGTCAATACCAGCGGCCAGCCGACCGTGATCCTGGCCAAGACCATCAAAGGTTACGGCATGGGCGACTCCGGCCAGGCGCAAAACACCAGCCATCAACAGAAGAAGATGAGCCTGGAATCGATCAAGGCTATCCGCGACCGCTACCAACTGCCGATCAGCGACGAAGAGCTGCCCAACCTGCCGTACATCCGCTTCGCGGAAGATTCCGAAGAATTGAAATACTTGCGCCAACGCCGCGTCGATCTCGGCGGCTATTTGCCGGCGCGGCGCCCGAAATCCTATCCGCTGGAAATTCCGGCGTTGTCGGCCTTCAAGGCCCTGCTGGACGGCACCGGCGAAGGCCACGAAATTTCCACCACCATGGCTTTTGTCCGCATCCTGAACATTCTGGTCAAGGACAAGCAAATCGGCAAACGCGTGGTACCGATCGTACCAGACGAGTCTCGTACCTTCGGCATGGAAGGCATGTTCCGCCAGTTGGGCATCTGGTCGCAAGTCGGCCAACTCTACACCCCGCAAGATGCCGAACAGTTGATGTTCTACAAGGAAGACAAACACGGCCAAGTCTTGCAGGAAGGCATCAACGAAGCCGGCGGCCTGTGTGACTGGATCGCGGCCGGTACTTCGTACTCGACCCACGGCGTGCCGATGATTCCGTTCTTCATCTACTACTCGATGTTCGGCTTCCAACGCGTCGCCGACCTGATCTGGGCCGCCGCCGACCAGCGTACCCGCGGTTTCCTGCTGGGAGGCACAGCCGGCCGTACCACCTTGAACGGTGAAGGCTTGCAGCACGAAGATGGCCATAGTCATTTGATGTCGGCTACCGTGCCGAATTGCTATTCCTACGATCCGACCTTCGCCTGCGAGTTGGCGGTGATCATTCAGGATGGCTTGCGCCGGATGTATGTCGAGCAGGAAGACATTTTCTATTACATCACCTTGATGAATGAAAACTACGATCAGCCGGCGATGCCGGAAGGTGTCGAAAACGACATCCTGAAAGGCATGTATTTGTTCAAGAAAGGCCCGCACAGCAAGAAGCCGCGCGTGCAATTGCTGGGCTCCGGCACCATTTTCATCGAAGTGATCTTTGCGGCTCAACTGCTGCATGAGGATTGGGGCGTGGATGCGGATTTGTGGAGCTGTCCGAGCTTTACCGAACTGGGTCGCGACGGTCAGGCCTGTGAACGCTGGAATCGCTTGCATCCGACCGAAAATCCGCGCATCACGCATATCGAACGCTGCTTGGAGGGCACCAACGGCCCGGTGATCGCCGCTACTGATTATATGCGCGTCTTCGCCGAGCAAATTCGGCCTTGGGTCAATCGTCCTTACACGGTGCTGGGCACCGACGGTTTTGGCCGCTCCGATACCCGCGCCAATCTGCGCGGTTTCTTCGAGGTGGACCGGTACCACGTCGCCGTCGCCGCGCTGCATGCTTTGGCGCGGGCCGGTGAATTCGACGCCGCCAAGGTCGAGGTGGCGATTGCTAAATACAACATCAACCCCGACGCCACCGCGCCTTGGTTGATCTAACGGCTGATTTAACGGAAAGCAACACATGAGTTCTTTAATCGAAGTAAAAGTCCCCGACGTCGGTAATGTTCCCGAAATCGACATCGTCGAAGTGTTGATCAAGCCCGGCGATGTTGTGACGCTGGAACAAACCCTGGCGGTGATGGAAACCGACAAGGCGACCATGGACCTGCCGTCCAGCGCCGCCGGTATCATCAAAACGGTGCATATCAAGCCGGGCGATAAAGTGGCCGAAGGCAGTTTGATTGCGACCGTTGAAGTCGGCGAAGCTGCCGCGACACCGTCCGAAGCGGCGCCTGCCCCGGCTCCAGTAGTTGAAGCG comes from the Methylomonas sp. LL1 genome and includes:
- the aceE gene encoding pyruvate dehydrogenase (acetyl-transferring), homodimeric type, whose translation is MNNNTDIAAKHDIDPAETQEWMEALQAVIEKEGSDRASYLIETLLSTARQAGLDIPFSANTPYINTIPVDQQPKFPGNTDIERTIRSYVRWNAMMMVLRANKHTNVGGHIASFASAITLYDVGQNHFWNAASDKHGGDLIFSQGHSAPGTYAHAFLLGRLTDEQMDNFRQEVGGNGLSSYPHPWLMPEFWQFPTVSMGLGPIMAIYQARFMRYMQGRGMANTEGRKVWAFLGDGETDEPETLGAIGMAGREKLDNLIFVVNCNLQRLDGPVRGNGKIIQELESNFRGANWNVIKVIWGRRWDAILARDKDGLVVKRMMECVDGDYQTFKSKDGAYVREHFFNTPELKELVKDYTDRDIWELNRGGHDPIKVFTAFNAAVNTSGQPTVILAKTIKGYGMGDSGQAQNTSHQQKKMSLESIKAIRDRYQLPISDEELPNLPYIRFAEDSEELKYLRQRRVDLGGYLPARRPKSYPLEIPALSAFKALLDGTGEGHEISTTMAFVRILNILVKDKQIGKRVVPIVPDESRTFGMEGMFRQLGIWSQVGQLYTPQDAEQLMFYKEDKHGQVLQEGINEAGGLCDWIAAGTSYSTHGVPMIPFFIYYSMFGFQRVADLIWAAADQRTRGFLLGGTAGRTTLNGEGLQHEDGHSHLMSATVPNCYSYDPTFACELAVIIQDGLRRMYVEQEDIFYYITLMNENYDQPAMPEGVENDILKGMYLFKKGPHSKKPRVQLLGSGTIFIEVIFAAQLLHEDWGVDADLWSCPSFTELGRDGQACERWNRLHPTENPRITHIERCLEGTNGPVIAATDYMRVFAEQIRPWVNRPYTVLGTDGFGRSDTRANLRGFFEVDRYHVAVAALHALARAGEFDAAKVEVAIAKYNINPDATAPWLI